A segment of the Halovivax limisalsi genome:
CGGAGACGACGTGGACGTCGCGCTGCGGGAAGGGGATCTCGATCCCCGCCTTCTGCAGGCGCTTGTACAACGCCCGGTTGAGCTGGTGGTGGGCCTTCTTGACGCGCGTCGGCGAACTCACCCAGCACAGCAACTCGTACTCCAGCGCCGAGTCGCCGAACGCGCGAAAGCGCATCCTGGGCGTCGGCGAGTCGAGCACGAGCGACTCCTCGGCGGCGATGTCGAGCGCCAGCGCCTCGAACGCGTCGATGTCGGTGCCGTAGGCGACGCCGATCGGGGCTTTGAGTCGACACCGCCGCTGGGGCCCGGAGTGATTGATCACCCGCGAGGCGTTCAACACCGAGTTCGGGACGGTGACGAGGACTTCGTCGCGCATCATGAGCGTCGTCGACCGGACGCCGACCTTCACGACCGTCCCAGCGTCGCCCGAATCCAGCTCGACGTAGTCGCCGATCTTGTACGTGTCGTCGAAGTACAGCGCGATGCCCCCGAAGAAGTTGGCCACGGTATCGCGAGCTGCGAAGCCGACCGCGATGCCGGCCACGCCGGCGGCCCCCAGGAGCGGCGAGATGCTGTACCCCCAGACCGACAGGATGACGACGACCGTCCCGCCCGCGACGACGAGCGTCCACACGTTCGAGAACACGGGCGCGAAGTCGAATCGCGAGTCCTCCGCGTTGACCGCGTCGACGAGGCGGTTGACCGTCCGATTGAGCGCGACGGCCCACGCCACGATGATGATCGACAGCGACGGCTTGCCGAAGAACGTCTCGAGCTGGGCCGGCTCGAAGAGGACGTTCGCCCGGACCGAGGGGACCTGCGTGAGCACGAACACGCCGGCCAGCGCCGCCGTCAGCACGAGCGGCAGCCTGAGCTCGCCGACGACGATGTCGTCGTAGGTCGTCTTCGTGCGGTCGGTCACGCGGAGGAGTCCCCGAAGGAAGACGAACTCGAGAGCGACCGCGAGGGCCAGCGAGCCGGCGAGGAGGAGGACCGTCGTTTGCACCGGCGAGAGTTCCGCGAAGATCCCGCTCGCGCCGACCAGCGATTCAGCATTCATAGACCGTCTCTCGCGCCGGAACGAAGTAACCGTTTCGAGCGGGTACCACCGACCGACCGGTTCACTTTCGCTCCGGAGTGGACACACTCATAGGGACGGCCGACCACCTCGCGTGTAGACGCAGCGGTCACACCAATGGACGGAGACACCGACATCCACCAGCTCGACGAGGAGACGGTCGCGCGCATCGCGGCCGGCGAGGTCGTCGAGCGCCCCGCGAGCGCGGTGAAAGAGCTCGTCGAGAACAGCCTCGACGCCGACGCAACCAGGATCGACGTCACCGTCGAGGCGGGCGGCACGGAGCTGATCCGCGTGGCCGACGACGGCCAGGGGATGACCGAGGCGGACCTGCGCGCGGCGGTTCGCCAGCACACGACGAGCAAGATCGCCGACCTGGCGGACCTCGAGGGCGGCGTCACTACGCTCGGCTTTCGCGGCGAGGCCCTGCACACGATCGGTTCGGTCTCGCGCCTTCGCATCAAGAGTCGGCCGCGAGCGAGCGGTGATGACGACGCCGACACGGCCGGAGATGACCCCGCCGTCGGCACGGAACTCGTCTACGAGGGCGGCGAGGTGACGAGCGTCGAACCGGTCGGCTGCCCGGAGGGGACGTCGGTCGAGGTGACCGACCTCTTCTACAACACGCCCGCCCGGCGGAAGTTCCTCAAGACGAAAGCGACGGAGTTCGCCCACGTCAACCGCGTCGTGACCCGGTACGCGCTGGCCAATCCGGACGTGGCCATCTCGCTGTCCCACGACGGCCGCGAGGTGTTCGCCACGACCGGCCAGGGCGATCTGCAGGCCGCGGTACTCGCCGTCTACGGCCGCGAGGTCGCCTCGTCGATGATCGAGGTCGCGGCCGACGGCGAGGCGCTCCCGCCCGGACCCGTCGAATCGGTCACCGGACTCGTCTCGCACCCGGAGACGAACCGCTCGACACGCGAGTACCTGGCCACCTACGTCAACGGCCGCGCGGTCACCGCCGACGCCGTCCGCGAGGGGATCATGGGCGCATACGGCGCGCAACTCGGGTCGGATCGCTACCCGTTCGTCGTCTGCTTCCTCTCGGTTCCCGGCGACGCCGTCGACGTCAACGTCCACCCACGAAAGCGCGAGGTTCGCTTCGACGACGGGGACGCGGTCCGCCGGCAGGTCGACGCAGCCGTCGAATCCGCCCTGCTCGACCACGGGCTGCTCCGGTCGGGCGCGCCCCGCGGGCGGTCGGCTCCCGACGAGGCGCGCGTCGAACCGGGGACCGGCGACCGTCGAAACGGACAGGAGCGGGCGCTGAGCGAGCGCCAGGAGACGGCGAACGAGCCGGCCGGCGACGTATCGACGACGGGTGACGACGGTCGCAACGCCGACCCGTCCGCCGACGCAGGCGGCGTCGAGGAGGTGGCTGCATCCGTCGAAGACGAGCCGCCGGGGCCCGACCACGTCGGACGCGAGGACTCGGCCGACGGCGACGCATCGGATCGTGAGGGAGACGGCGCGACGGACCGGCGAGCAGCCGCGTCGAGTGGGCGGCCGGACTCGGAGCGGGATACTGGACAACCAACGGATTCGTCGACCGGTGCGCCCGATCGGACCGGGCGCGATGCGCGGGCGGCGCCCGCCGACGCGGCGGGCGCCAGCGGTGACGGTTCGACCAGGGAGCGTGGCCCAGCGCCGGATCCGGACCGGAAGTTCGACGCCGGGACGGACCAGCGAACCCTCGACGGCGAGGCGGCCTCGATCGACGGGGACTTCGAGACGCTGCCGCCGATGCGGGTCCTCGGACAACTGCACGACACGTACATCGTCTGCGAGACGCCGGAGGGTCTGGCCCTGGTCGACCAGCACGCGGCGGACGAGCGGGTGAACTACGAGCGCCTCCGGCGCGCGGTCGCGGAGAACCCCGCCGCGCAGGCGCTGGCCGAGCCCGTCGAACTCGAACTCACGGCGGCGGAGTCGGCCGCCTTCGCCGACGCGGCCGAGGCGCTCACCCGGCTCGGGTTCCGGGCCGACCGCGTCGACGAGCGGACGGTCGCCGTGACGGCCGTCCCCGCCGTCTTCGACGAGACGGTCGAGCCGGCGCAACTGCGCGACGTGCTCGCCTCGATCGTGGGCGGCGACGACGCCAGCGGCGCCGAGACCGTCGACGAGCTGGCCGACGCGTTCCTCGGCGACCTCGCGTGCTACCCGTCGATCACCGCCAACTCCTCGCTGCACGAGGGGTCGGTCGTCGACCTGCTGTCCGCGCTCGACGACTGCCGGAATCCGTACGCCTGCCCGCACGGTCGCCCCGTGGTCGTCCAGCTGGACGAGTCCGAGCTCGAGGATCGGTTCGAACGCGACTATCCGGGCCACGGCGGCTAGGGTCGACCGGCGTCCCCAGTCCTGTCCGCCGGATCCTGTGGTGTCCTCAGCGCAGTCGTCTCGTCCAGGACCGCACCTGCTGTCGGCCGGCGTCGTCTCAACTGCTTCACGTAACGACACCGAACCCAACCTATAGGAACCCGCTCGTTGGCGGTCACTGACGAGATGGCCGAGTCAGACACGAAGACCGCTCGCGCCGAGTGGGGGACCCGCTTCGGGTTCCTGATGGCGATGATGGGCGCGATGGTCGGCGCGGGCAACATCTGGCGCTTCCCGTACGTGATGGGTAACAACGGCGGCGGCGCGTTCGTCGTCGCCTACCTCTCGATCCTGTTCGTCCTCGCCGTCCCGGGACTGATGGCCGAGGTCGCCCTGGGCCGGTACGCGCAGAAGGGCGTCGTCGGCGCCTTTCGCGACGTCGTCGGGTCGGGCGGCCTCGTCGGCCTCGGCGTGATCGTCCTGCTCGTGAACATCGCGCTGATGTCGTACTACTCGCCGGTGATCGCGTGGACGCTGTACTACGCGGCCCACTCGCTGGCCTTCACGTTCACGGGCGCCGGCTTCGAGGCCGAACCGTTCATGAACGCGCTGTTCGACAACGCCGCCCTCATGATCGGACTGCACACCGTCGTGATGGGGTCGATCGCGGCGATCCTCGTCCTCGGCATTCGCCGCGGCGTCGAGCGCGTCGTCATCTACGCCGTGCCGGGGCTCGTCCTCACGCTGGCGATCATGGCGATCCGGGGGCTCACCCTTCCCGGCGCGGCCGAGGGGGTCGCCTTCGCCTTCGACGTCGACTGGACGTTCCTCACGCGCAGCAGCACCTGGATCACCGCGCTCGGCCAGGCGCTGTTCTCGACGGGACTGGGGTGGGGCATCGCGCTGACGGTCGGGAGCTACCTCCGCGAGTACGACGACGTCCCGCTGGGCGGCGGGGTGTTCACCGGAATCGCGGAGTCGAGCGTCGGCATCCTCGCCGCGCTGGCGATCTTCCCGATCGTCTTCGCCGTCGGCGGCGAGCCGGACGCCGGCGCCGGACTCGCATTCGTCTCGCTGGTGCAGGTGTTCCCGGAGATCCCCCTCGGCGGGTTCGTCGCCATCCTCTTCTTCGTCGGCTTCTTCCTGGCCTCGTTCACCTCCGGGCTGTTGATCACCGAGGTGAGCGTGACGACGGTCGCCGAGGAGCTGCGGTTCAGCCGGACCCAGACGGTCCTCGGGGTCTGCGGCGTCATCTGGCTGCTCGGACTCCCGAGCGCGGCCTCCGCGGACACGCTCGACTACCTGGACTTCGTCTTCGGCAACTGGGGGCTGCCGCTGGCGACGCTCTCGATCATCCTCACCATCGGCTGGATCCTCGGGCCGGAACGGCTCCGCGTCCTCGCTGTCAACCGCAACTCCGGGATCTACATCGGTCGCTGGTGGAACCCGGTCGTCAAGTACGTCATCCCCGCGGTGATGATCTTCATCGTCGCCTACTTCGCCTGGGAGGAGCGCGGCTCGCCCGAGATGATCGGCGGCATGATCGTCCTCGTCACGTTCCCGGTTCTCAGTTACCTCCTCATGTGGTACGTCGAGGGGCGAAACGGCTCGAAACCGGAGCCCGGCGTCACCGGAGGTGCGGAGTGATGGCGCTCACGCCGGCCGTCCTCGGTACCCTCGCTTTCACGCTCACCGCCTTCTGGGGCGTCGCCGCGTGGGCGCTCGTCCGGACGCTCCGCCAGGAGGAACGGAAAGTCGACCTCCTGTCCGAGCAGGACCGCATCGACACCTACTCCCCGCGGGCGCTGGCCGACCTGCGGCGGTGGATCGAGGCGAATCCGAACGATCCGCTCGCCGACGACGCCCGCCGCGCATACAACGAGTGCGTGGAGACGCTGCGCTCGGTCGACCGGTACTACTACGACTGGAGCGAGGGAGAAATCGACGACCTCGAACGGATGTGAGCGGCGAGCGCCGCTATTGCGAGCATCGGGCGACGTTCGGACGGCGCCCACGAGCGATCGCTCTCAGAGGTAATCGTCCGGGCGGCCGTTGCCGGCCGGGTCGTCCGCGAACCGATCGAGCGAGAAGTACTCGACGTCGATCCGGGTCTCGCCGAGGGTCGGCGACTCGCCCCGCACGAGCGCCGCCGCGAGCTTCCCCACGGCGGGGCCGTGTTTGAATCCGTGTCCGGAGAAGCCACAGCACCAGTAACAGCCCTCGGGGCCCGCCTCGTCGATGACGAAATCGTGGTCCGGCGTCGTCGAGTAGACCCCGCAGTAAGATCCTTTGATGCCCGCATCGGCCAGGCCCGGAACGTGCTCGGTCATCGCGTCGACGAGTTCGAGAACCGTCTCCTCGTCGGGCGTATTCTCGTAGTCGTCGGGGTCCGCCTCCTCGGCGTGGCGGTGCGTGGCGACGAGGATCCCGCCGCCGACGTCCGGTCGGACGTACCACTCGCCGCCGGGGAGGCTCATCGTCGGTGTCAATTCCGGATAGTCCGCGGCGTACTCGGCGGGCGGGTCGAGCAAGATGATCTGTTCTCTGACGGGCGTGATCGGGATGTCGACGCCGACGGTCGCGGCGAGTTCGGGCGTCCACGGTCCCGCCGCGACGACGACCTGATCGCACGCAATCCGCCCGGCATCAGTCTCGACGGCGGCGACGCGGCCGGGATCCCTTCCCGCGGTGGGATCGGCGTCGGTCGTCTCGATCGACTCGACGGAAACGCCGGTGTGGATCCCCGCGCCCAGATCGGTCGCGCCGCGGGCGAAGCCCAGCGCGGCGTCGGAGCCGTCCGAGTAGCCCGCCGCGTCATCGCTGACGGCGAAGTCGAACGCGTCCGCGCCCTCGTACATGGGGTATCGCTCCCGGAGGGCGTCGCCTTCGTGTCTCGAAACGGGGATGTCGCGGGCGTCGAGGACGTCGTAGCCCGCCGTCGCGTACTCGCCGCCGGGCGTTCCCGCGTCTGCGAAGCGGACGAGCGGGGCGTCCTCGTGGAGGATCGAGGCGCCCGTCTCGTCGTCGAACGAGCGGTAGAACTCGTGGCTCCACCAGGCCATGTCCGTGTAGATCGCCTGGTCGCCGTAGTGGTGACGCAGGATGGCCGAGGAGTCGCCGGTCGAGCCCGCCGCGAGGCGATCGCGTTCGAGCAGCGTGACGTCGCGATCGGTCTCGCGGGCGAGGAAGAACGCGGTCGCCGTTCCCATGACCCCGCCGCCGACGACGACCACGTCGGTCTCGGCCGGCGGCGCGTCAGATCCGGCATCCGTCCGCGTGTTCGACGCGGTGCCCTCCGGCGCCTCGTCGTCGACCGGATCGTCGCTCATCGATCACCACCCGTCGGTCTGGGGCGATAGGAATGCGACGTGGTGAGGCCGTTTGCTGTCGCCACGGCGGCTGTCGACGCGATGGAGGTCCACGCAGTGGGGGTCGGTCGATCCATATCTGTCAGGTGCGACCGCGATCACGATTAGTCTTCGGCGGATTCACACCGGCGGCGGTTGCATCCAACCCGGGTCGAATCCACACACCAAAGCCGTCGGCCCGCCAACGTCCGGTATGCTCGAACTCGACGGCGCCGACGCGGGCGGGCAGTTCCTCCGCTCGGCGCTGACGCTGGCCGCACTCGACGGCCGGGCGGTTCGGATCGAGAACGTCCGCGGCGATCGCTCGATGCCGGGCGTGCGCCCCCAGCACCTGGCCGTCGTCGAGACGATGGCGTCGATCTGCGACGCGACGGTCTCGGGTGCCGAGACGGGCAGCGAGACGGTGCAGTTCGATCCAGATCCGTCCGAGGAAGACGACGCGCCGTCGGCCACCATCCCCGGCGGCCACTACGCGGTCGACATCGGGACGGCCGGGAGCACGACGTTACTCTTCGACGCGATCTCGCCGCTGGCGACGCGCCTCGAGGAGCCGCTCACCGTGACGGCAACCGGCGGGACGGACGTCAAGTGGTCGCCGCCGCTGGACTACCTGCGCCGCGTCAAACTGCCGCTGCTGCGACGCGCCGGGCTGCAGGCCGTCGTCGAGGTCGATCGGCGCGGGTTCTACCCCGCCGGCGGCGGTCGGGCCACCCTCCGCCTCGCGCCGTCGACGATGACGCCGCTCGACCTCGTGGATCGCGGACCGCTCCAGGCCGTACGGCTGTACTCCACGGAATCCGCCTCGCTCGCCGATCGCGACGTGGCCGACAGACAGATCGAGGGCTTTCTCGACCGGCTCGGCCCGGTCGAACTGGGCGGGGACGACGCACGCCCCGGCTCGGACGACCAGCGGGGCGCACTCGCCGAACGCGTCGTGACGACGGCGGCGAGCGACTCGCCCGGCTCGGCCGTCGTCGCGCGCCTCGACTACGAGAACGCGATCTGCGGCGCCAGCGCGCTCGGGGAGCGCGGGACGCCCGCCGAGCGGGTCGGCGCGAACGCCGCCGAGGCGGCGGAGCGAAGCCTCGATCACGCGTCCCCCGTCGACGCGCACCTCGGGGACCAGCTGGTGGTCTGGCTGGCCGTCGCCGGCGGACGCGTCAGCATCCCGTCACGGACGGACCACGTCGAGACCAGCCTGTCGCTGGTATCGGACGTCGGCTACGAAGTGACGGCGAAACCGGCTCCGGCGACCGACGCGGCCGGGACGGTCCTCGAATCGTCTCTGCCGGATGCCTGAGCAGGCTCGAATGGCCCGCCGGTGCGCCTGACCGGGCTCGGGTCGTCACCCGGACGGACTGGCGGTTCGCCGGGTCGATTGTGACCGAGATCGACACATCAACGATCCTGAAAGGACGCGTTGAAACGGTGCAGGGAGTGCTATCTACTCGTCGGCCGCTGTCAGGTACCGCCACCACTTATGGGACGTCCGGTCCCTACCCAGCCTATGATCCGCCAGTGCGCGCCAGTGACCGACCGACCGCAACGGAGGGTGCGATGAGCGACCTCGTCGCCTTCGGCGAGACGATGCTTCGCCTCTCGCCGCCGGGAACGGAACGGCTCGAAACGGCCTCGTCGCTGGACATCCACGTCGGCGGCTCCGAGAGCAACGTCGCCGTCGCCGCCGATCGACTCGGCGCCGTCACGACCTGGCTGTCGAAGCTGCCGCGAACGCCGCTCGGCCGGCGTATCGTCGGCGACCTCCACCAGTGCGGCATCGAGACCGACGTGACCTGGAGTCGCGACGGGCGCGTCGGGACCTACTACGTCGAGACCGCGGGCAAACCGCGGGGTTCGAAGATCCACTACGACCGGTCGGACAGCGCGATCACGAGCGCGAGCGCGGACGAACTCCCGCTCGATCGCGTGCGCGACGGCCGACTGTTCTTCACCTCGGGGATCACCCCGGCGCTGTCGCCGACGCTGCGCGAGACGACGAAGCAGCTGCTCCAGACCGCCCGCTCGGCTGGCACGCGGACGGCCTTCGACGTCAACTACCGCGAGAAGCTCTGGTCGCCCAAAGAGGCACAGGACGTCCTGACCGGCCTGTTCCCGGGCGTCGACGTCCTGATCATCGCCGCCCGCGACGCGAAGACCGTCTTCGGGTTCGAAGGCGATCACCGCCAGCTCGCGCACAAGCTCGCCTCGCAGTTCGACTTCACGACCGTCGTCGTCACCCGCGGCGAGCAGGGCGCCCTCGCCTGGCACGACAGCGTCGTCCACGACCAGGACGCCTTCGAGACGGACGCGAGCGAACCCGTCGGCGCCGGCGACGCGTTCGCCGGCGCCTTCCTCGCCCGCCGGTTGACCGGCGACGACGTTCCCCGCGCCCTCGAGTTCGCCGCGGCGACGGCCGCCCTCAAGCGGACGATTCCGGGCGACGTCGCGCGCGTCACGATGGACGAGGTCGAGGCCGTCGTCGCGGCGAACGGAACCAGTCGCATCTCGCGGTAACCGCTCGACGACTGGCGAGCCGACGACCGATCGACGCGACGTTTTGACGGATTTGCCAGAAGGGGTTTTTATCGCGCTTTGCATTCATCGAGTGCAATGACCCGCAGTACTGCCGCCGTATGCAGCCTCCTCCTGGTGACGAGCCTGTTCGCGATGGCCGTCCCGGGACCCGTCGTATCGGCACAAGACTCGAATAGCGAGGGCTACACCGGCGCCCACGTCGACTTCGCGGTCGACGGCAACGCGCTCGCGGACGTCAGCGTCGACGGCGAGACGACGTTCGACGAGGTGCGCGTCCAGTCCAAATCCAGCGCCGGCCTCGGCGCCGGCGTCGGGCTCGGCGCCGTCGTGAACGTCGACGGTGCCGGGCTCTCGCTGGCCGCCGAAACCGACACCAGCGCGACGATCACGGCCGAGAGCGGCGCCGAACTCTCCGCGCACGACACCGAACGCGGCCAGCTCGTGATCAAGGCGGGCGGCGACTCGCAGGTCGTCGAGGCCCGGCTCGCGGGCGACGCCTCCGCGACGGCCGACGGCGACGCGGTGGTCGTCGACAGCGGCGATCGCACGGGCGCGTTCGTGGTCGTGGGCGACGGCGACGTGACCGTCAACGACGAGGGGAACGTCTCGGCGGAGCTCTCTGGCGAGGCGTCGCTCGTCTTCCGCTCGTACGCCGACGGCGAGCGCGACGAGCGGGCGAAAGCCGAAGAGCGACTGATCGCGGACGGTTCGGCCGCGGTCGAGCTCCACGTCGAGGAGCGCGCGGAGGGGATCGCGAGCGAAGCGGTCACGTACAGCGAGGAGACCTCGACCGAGGTCAGCACCGAAGCGCAGAACCGCGTCGAGGTCACCATCGATCGCTCGGTCAGCGAGGGGACGATCGTCCTGACGTCCGTCTCCGAGGCGGCCGTCGGCTCGTTCGAGGACCTCTCGGTCGCCGTCGACGGCGAGGCGGCCGCCGAAGCCAGTTCGATGTCCGAACTCGAAGCCGGCGCGGCCGGCGAGGAACCGCGCTATATGGTCACCTCGCAGACCGAGGCCAAGGCGACGGTCGCCGTCGCGATCGATCACTTCTCCGAGCGAACGATGACGATGTCCGGCGCGGACGCCGACGGTGATGGCGACGACGGATCGACCGGCGACGACGGTACCGACGGTTCGAGCGATGACGGCAACGACGACGGATCGTCGACCGACGACGGGTCGGACGGCGACGACGGCGCGGTACCCGGTGGCGACGCGCTACCAGGCTTCGGACCGATCGCCGCCCTGCTCGGCCTCATCGGTGCGATCGGCGCGCGGATTCGATAATTCGGGGGAAGCGACCGAGCGCGGTCGCCGACCGTCGAACACGCGATCTTCTTCTCGAACCAGCACCCCACTACCACCGAACGCACCGCCAGAATCCGACGAACGAACCTTTTTGGCCGGCCTCGCTGACTTCGTCGTATGGGCGGGACCGTCCGCGACGCTCGGCCGGATGACGCGGCGACGATCCAGCACGTCGCCCGCGAGAGCTGGCACGCGGCCTACGACGATATCGTCGGCGCCGAAACGGTCGATCGGACGATCGATCGGTGGTACGCGCTCGACTCGCTCGCCGACGACATCGCGGACGCCGCCGGTCGCGCCGACGCGACGTTCCTCGTCTGCGAGCGGGCGGATTCGGCGGCCGATAGCGACTCCGCGCGATCCGATGGGGTCGATAACGAGCGATTCGGCGCGAACCGCGGCGAGTCGACCGGCGCCGAGTCGGCCGTCGTCGGCTTCGCGCACGCCGGTCCCCATCCGAACCTGGAGGCGACGGCGAAGCTCTCGCGGATCTACGCGCGACCGGGCGTCTGGGGCGACGGCGTCGGGAGCCGCCTGCTCGAACGAGTCGAGCGCGACCTCCGCGAGCACTTCGAGACGCTGTGGCTCGAGGTACTCGCCGACAACGACGTCGGCGTCTCCTTCTACGAGGCGACCGAATTCGAGCGGGTGGGCGAGCAGGAGAGCGTGCTCGGCGACGACGCGGTGTGGGAGTACCTGTACGAGAAGGGGTTGTAGTGGCGTTCCATCGCCGTGTAACGGAGTAAGCGTTAAGTTTTACAGGCAGTAATACCACACATGGCCGAGACGACTCGCGTCAGTCAGAAGGGGCAGGCGACGATACCCCAGTCACTCCGTGAGAAGTTCGATATCGAGCCCGGCGATCAGGTCGTCTGGAAGGAAACGGACGACGGGATCGTACTGAAAAAGCGGGAACCCTCGAGCGGTCGTGGAATGCTCGTTCCCGACGACGCAACGCCGGAGGAACGCGAAGCAGTAGCCGAGACCCTTGCCGAGGAGATCCGGGACCGACGCGACGGTGAGTGGACCGAATGAGTCGGTACACCGTCGATGCGGTCGCGTTTATCCGGTATCTCGTCGACAGTCTTCCGCCGAATGTTGACGAGATTTTTCGTCGAGCGGAAGCCGGCGACGCCACGCTCTATCTGCCGACGATCGCCGCGATCGAATCGCTGTATCGCATTCACAAACGCGACGAAATCGCGGGGGTCCCGATCGGAGCCGATGCCACAACGATCGTCGACCAGCTCGAGACTAATCTCCCACTCACCGTCGTCGATCACGGGAGTGACGAACTGCCGGTACTGGCCCCGCGGGTCCCGGAATTGTCGATTCACGACGCGATGATCGTTTCCACTCACGAACGACTCGAGACGGACGCCATTCTTTCGAGTGACGCGATTATCGCCGACAACGCGACCGTTCGGTGGGAGTGAGCGCCCTCACCACCGATTTCCGACGCCGATCTGCGAGAGTGAGTCCCGATCGCGTTCGCCGTTCGAGATCGGTTCGGCAATCGAACGCGGAAGCCACTCTTCGATCCACTCCTACGTGCATCGTCCGCTCAGTACAGGGATTCACCAGTAACGCCTCCACCCAACAATCGTCGCCGTTCCACGAGCGTCCGATGCCGTTGTCAGAGTCGTGCTGAATACGGCGGGCGAATCCAGTAGCGCGAGTAGGCTCGAACTCGCGGTACGCCCGGCGGTACCGCAACCGGTTCGATTTCAGTGATCGCTCGGGTCGGGATCATCGAGGTGTCGCGGGCGAGAGTTACGCCTCGATCGGGAGGGTGAGCCCTAGCTGTGTCAAGAGAGATAGGTCATCGCTCACCCAATCGAGCTCGACGATGGTACCGTTCTCGAGGCGGAACCTGAGGTACTCCTCGACCTCGACGGTGTTCCCGGTCGGTTCGATTCCGTGTATCGTCCCGTCGTGGATGGCCCGGTACG
Coding sequences within it:
- the kdgK1 gene encoding bifunctional 2-dehydro-3-deoxygluconokinase/2-dehydro-3-deoxygalactonokinase; the encoded protein is MSDLVAFGETMLRLSPPGTERLETASSLDIHVGGSESNVAVAADRLGAVTTWLSKLPRTPLGRRIVGDLHQCGIETDVTWSRDGRVGTYYVETAGKPRGSKIHYDRSDSAITSASADELPLDRVRDGRLFFTSGITPALSPTLRETTKQLLQTARSAGTRTAFDVNYREKLWSPKEAQDVLTGLFPGVDVLIIAARDAKTVFGFEGDHRQLAHKLASQFDFTTVVVTRGEQGALAWHDSVVHDQDAFETDASEPVGAGDAFAGAFLARRLTGDDVPRALEFAAATAALKRTIPGDVARVTMDEVEAVVAANGTSRISR
- the rtcA gene encoding RNA 3'-terminal phosphate cyclase gives rise to the protein MLELDGADAGGQFLRSALTLAALDGRAVRIENVRGDRSMPGVRPQHLAVVETMASICDATVSGAETGSETVQFDPDPSEEDDAPSATIPGGHYAVDIGTAGSTTLLFDAISPLATRLEEPLTVTATGGTDVKWSPPLDYLRRVKLPLLRRAGLQAVVEVDRRGFYPAGGGRATLRLAPSTMTPLDLVDRGPLQAVRLYSTESASLADRDVADRQIEGFLDRLGPVELGGDDARPGSDDQRGALAERVVTTAASDSPGSAVVARLDYENAICGASALGERGTPAERVGANAAEAAERSLDHASPVDAHLGDQLVVWLAVAGGRVSIPSRTDHVETSLSLVSDVGYEVTAKPAPATDAAGTVLESSLPDA
- a CDS encoding NAD(P)/FAD-dependent oxidoreductase, translated to MGTATAFFLARETDRDVTLLERDRLAAGSTGDSSAILRHHYGDQAIYTDMAWWSHEFYRSFDDETGASILHEDAPLVRFADAGTPGGEYATAGYDVLDARDIPVSRHEGDALRERYPMYEGADAFDFAVSDDAAGYSDGSDAALGFARGATDLGAGIHTGVSVESIETTDADPTAGRDPGRVAAVETDAGRIACDQVVVAAGPWTPELAATVGVDIPITPVREQIILLDPPAEYAADYPELTPTMSLPGGEWYVRPDVGGGILVATHRHAEEADPDDYENTPDEETVLELVDAMTEHVPGLADAGIKGSYCGVYSTTPDHDFVIDEAGPEGCYWCCGFSGHGFKHGPAVGKLAAALVRGESPTLGETRIDVEYFSLDRFADDPAGNGRPDDYL
- a CDS encoding GNAT family N-acetyltransferase, giving the protein MGGTVRDARPDDAATIQHVARESWHAAYDDIVGAETVDRTIDRWYALDSLADDIADAAGRADATFLVCERADSAADSDSARSDGVDNERFGANRGESTGAESAVVGFAHAGPHPNLEATAKLSRIYARPGVWGDGVGSRLLERVERDLREHFETLWLEVLADNDVGVSFYEATEFERVGEQESVLGDDAVWEYLYEKGL
- a CDS encoding sodium-dependent transporter; its protein translation is MAESDTKTARAEWGTRFGFLMAMMGAMVGAGNIWRFPYVMGNNGGGAFVVAYLSILFVLAVPGLMAEVALGRYAQKGVVGAFRDVVGSGGLVGLGVIVLLVNIALMSYYSPVIAWTLYYAAHSLAFTFTGAGFEAEPFMNALFDNAALMIGLHTVVMGSIAAILVLGIRRGVERVVIYAVPGLVLTLAIMAIRGLTLPGAAEGVAFAFDVDWTFLTRSSTWITALGQALFSTGLGWGIALTVGSYLREYDDVPLGGGVFTGIAESSVGILAALAIFPIVFAVGGEPDAGAGLAFVSLVQVFPEIPLGGFVAILFFVGFFLASFTSGLLITEVSVTTVAEELRFSRTQTVLGVCGVIWLLGLPSAASADTLDYLDFVFGNWGLPLATLSIILTIGWILGPERLRVLAVNRNSGIYIGRWWNPVVKYVIPAVMIFIVAYFAWEERGSPEMIGGMIVLVTFPVLSYLLMWYVEGRNGSKPEPGVTGGAE
- the mutL gene encoding DNA mismatch repair endonuclease MutL, translated to MDGDTDIHQLDEETVARIAAGEVVERPASAVKELVENSLDADATRIDVTVEAGGTELIRVADDGQGMTEADLRAAVRQHTTSKIADLADLEGGVTTLGFRGEALHTIGSVSRLRIKSRPRASGDDDADTAGDDPAVGTELVYEGGEVTSVEPVGCPEGTSVEVTDLFYNTPARRKFLKTKATEFAHVNRVVTRYALANPDVAISLSHDGREVFATTGQGDLQAAVLAVYGREVASSMIEVAADGEALPPGPVESVTGLVSHPETNRSTREYLATYVNGRAVTADAVREGIMGAYGAQLGSDRYPFVVCFLSVPGDAVDVNVHPRKREVRFDDGDAVRRQVDAAVESALLDHGLLRSGAPRGRSAPDEARVEPGTGDRRNGQERALSERQETANEPAGDVSTTGDDGRNADPSADAGGVEEVAASVEDEPPGPDHVGREDSADGDASDREGDGATDRRAAASSGRPDSERDTGQPTDSSTGAPDRTGRDARAAPADAAGASGDGSTRERGPAPDPDRKFDAGTDQRTLDGEAASIDGDFETLPPMRVLGQLHDTYIVCETPEGLALVDQHAADERVNYERLRRAVAENPAAQALAEPVELELTAAESAAFADAAEALTRLGFRADRVDERTVAVTAVPAVFDETVEPAQLRDVLASIVGGDDASGAETVDELADAFLGDLACYPSITANSSLHEGSVVDLLSALDDCRNPYACPHGRPVVVQLDESELEDRFERDYPGHGG
- a CDS encoding mechanosensitive ion channel family protein; this encodes MNAESLVGASGIFAELSPVQTTVLLLAGSLALAVALEFVFLRGLLRVTDRTKTTYDDIVVGELRLPLVLTAALAGVFVLTQVPSVRANVLFEPAQLETFFGKPSLSIIIVAWAVALNRTVNRLVDAVNAEDSRFDFAPVFSNVWTLVVAGGTVVVILSVWGYSISPLLGAAGVAGIAVGFAARDTVANFFGGIALYFDDTYKIGDYVELDSGDAGTVVKVGVRSTTLMMRDEVLVTVPNSVLNASRVINHSGPQRRCRLKAPIGVAYGTDIDAFEALALDIAAEESLVLDSPTPRMRFRAFGDSALEYELLCWVSSPTRVKKAHHQLNRALYKRLQKAGIEIPFPQRDVHVVSETETDPSPTRSATEGVTVTHDDAATGGS